A window of the Cystobacter fuscus genome harbors these coding sequences:
- a CDS encoding FliH/SctL family protein — MAVGKVIKGDSGSEPLPGGDRPSLRAPRPGVMNAEVFEARQSAQAILEEAQREKERILAEAQREREDVLAKAREQGRQEGLSQVTELMVRAKMHAGELLVQQERDVVALACKIAEKIIGRDVDRDPSLLADICAKAIEELRNARAVVLRVNPKSAAVLRARKAELMELIGRAVDVAIREDPDVAPVGCIVQTEFGTVDAQLPTQFEMLQNVLFPDQGKKEGPA; from the coding sequence ATGGCAGTTGGCAAGGTGATCAAGGGCGATTCGGGGTCGGAGCCATTGCCCGGTGGGGATCGGCCCTCGCTGCGTGCGCCGCGTCCCGGCGTGATGAACGCCGAGGTCTTCGAGGCCCGGCAGTCAGCCCAGGCCATCCTCGAGGAGGCGCAGCGGGAGAAGGAGCGCATCCTCGCGGAGGCCCAGCGCGAGCGCGAGGACGTGCTCGCCAAGGCGCGCGAGCAGGGCCGCCAGGAGGGCCTGTCCCAGGTCACCGAGCTGATGGTGCGCGCGAAGATGCATGCCGGGGAGCTGCTCGTCCAGCAGGAGCGGGACGTCGTGGCGCTGGCGTGCAAGATCGCCGAGAAGATCATCGGCCGGGACGTGGACAGGGATCCCTCGTTGCTGGCGGACATCTGCGCCAAGGCCATCGAGGAGCTGCGCAACGCGCGGGCGGTGGTGCTCCGGGTGAACCCCAAGTCGGCGGCGGTGCTGCGCGCGCGCAAGGCGGAGCTGATGGAGCTCATCGGCCGGGCGGTGGACGTGGCCATCCGCGAGGATCCGGACGTGGCGCCCGTGGGCTGCATCGTGCAGACGGAGTTCGGCACGGTGGACGCGCAGCTGCCCACCCAGTTCGAGATGCTCCAGAACGTGCTGTTTCCCGATCAGGGCAAGAAGGAAGGGCCCGCGTAA
- the sctN gene encoding type III secretion system ATPase SctN, with protein sequence MAIDLSHYFSLIKETPLYRVRGRVTELTGLVVKASVPGVRVGEVVVIKGHGGRASVKAEVVGFQGDEVMLMPLGELQGIGPSSEVIPTGRPLTIKCGYELLGRVLNGIGEPMDGTPLPQGMADWSVDRDCPDPFTRQRIERPLPLGVRCIDGLLTVGEGQRVGLFAGSGVGKSTLMGQIARNTKADLCVVALIGERGREVREFIEDAMGEEGMKRSVLVCATSDQPSLVRLRAAYVATAIAEFFRERGGNVLFMLDTVTRLARAQREIGLAIGEPPARQGYPPSVFSMLPRILERTGNSEKGKCTAIYTCLVAGGDMEDPIADEVRGILDGHYILNRALGERNQWPAMDVLVSLSRVMSGIVSKDHKKAAGKLRETLSTYEKQRDLILLGAYQYGTDPRTDYAIDKYDAIIDFLKQDTHSNSPFEVTVQQLIELFAE encoded by the coding sequence ATGGCCATCGATCTCTCGCATTACTTCTCCCTCATCAAGGAAACGCCGCTGTACCGGGTGCGCGGCCGCGTCACCGAGCTGACGGGCCTGGTCGTCAAGGCGAGCGTGCCCGGCGTGCGCGTGGGCGAGGTGGTCGTCATCAAGGGTCACGGGGGCCGCGCCTCGGTGAAGGCCGAGGTGGTGGGCTTCCAGGGCGACGAGGTGATGCTCATGCCGCTCGGCGAGCTGCAGGGCATCGGCCCCTCCAGTGAGGTCATCCCCACGGGCCGGCCGCTGACCATCAAGTGCGGCTACGAGCTGCTCGGCCGCGTGCTCAACGGCATTGGCGAGCCCATGGATGGCACGCCCCTGCCACAAGGCATGGCGGACTGGTCGGTGGACCGGGACTGTCCGGACCCCTTCACGCGCCAGCGCATCGAGCGGCCCCTGCCCCTGGGCGTGCGCTGCATCGACGGGCTGCTCACGGTGGGCGAGGGCCAGCGCGTGGGGCTCTTCGCCGGCTCGGGCGTGGGCAAGTCCACGCTCATGGGACAGATCGCGCGCAACACCAAGGCGGACCTGTGCGTGGTGGCGCTCATCGGCGAGCGTGGCCGCGAGGTGCGTGAGTTCATCGAGGACGCCATGGGCGAGGAGGGCATGAAGCGCTCCGTGCTGGTGTGCGCCACCTCGGACCAGCCCAGCCTCGTGCGTCTGCGCGCCGCCTACGTGGCCACGGCCATCGCCGAGTTCTTCCGCGAGCGCGGTGGCAACGTGCTCTTCATGCTCGACACGGTGACGCGTCTGGCGCGTGCCCAGCGTGAAATTGGCCTCGCCATCGGCGAGCCCCCGGCGCGCCAGGGCTATCCGCCGAGCGTCTTCTCCATGCTGCCGCGCATCCTCGAGCGCACGGGCAACTCCGAGAAGGGCAAGTGCACCGCCATCTACACGTGCCTCGTGGCCGGCGGTGACATGGAAGACCCCATCGCCGACGAGGTCCGCGGTATTCTCGACGGCCACTACATCCTCAACCGTGCCCTGGGCGAGCGCAACCAGTGGCCCGCCATGGACGTGCTCGTCAGCCTCTCGCGTGTGATGAGCGGCATCGTCTCCAAGGATCACAAGAAGGCGGCGGGCAAGCTGCGCGAGACGCTCTCCACCTACGAGAAGCAGCGCGACCTCATCCTCCTGGGCGCCTACCAGTACGGCACGGATCCGCGCACCGACTACGCCATCGACAAGTACGACGCGATCATCGACTTCCTCAAACAGGACACCCACTCCAACAGTCCCTTCGAGGTGACGGTGCAGCAGCTCATCGAGCTCTTCGCGGAGTAA
- a CDS encoding flagellar assembly protein FliH — protein sequence MPPYRLQTLIEMRERAKEEAEQAFSAAVKALAKEKEELQRLEEELVTRKAMRKQKVQEHLQQVMAKGVTGIGGFNQMNRYEERLKDEEAQLALEVERQKDAVITAEKLVEQRRREMAEAAKELKAIEKHKENWKKQLKEERDKKEEMNQEEIGNTLFMMRQRK from the coding sequence ATGCCCCCCTATCGATTGCAGACCTTGATCGAGATGCGCGAGCGCGCGAAGGAGGAGGCCGAGCAGGCCTTCTCCGCCGCCGTCAAGGCCCTGGCGAAGGAGAAGGAAGAGCTCCAGCGTCTCGAGGAGGAACTCGTGACGCGCAAGGCCATGCGCAAGCAGAAGGTACAGGAGCACCTCCAGCAGGTGATGGCCAAGGGCGTCACCGGCATTGGCGGCTTCAACCAGATGAACCGCTACGAGGAGCGTCTCAAGGACGAGGAGGCGCAGCTCGCCCTGGAAGTCGAGCGTCAGAAGGACGCCGTCATCACCGCCGAGAAGCTCGTGGAGCAGCGGCGCCGGGAGATGGCCGAGGCGGCCAAGGAGCTCAAGGCCATCGAGAAGCACAAGGAGAACTGGAAGAAGCAACTCAAGGAAGAGCGCGACAAGAAGGAGGAAATGAACCAGGAGGAGATCGGGAACACCTTGTTCATGATGCGCCAGCGAAAGTAG
- a CDS encoding flagellar hook-length control protein FliK produces MSRVEDDRQAERAAELRAQEKRLQEAKAKQRQEGASAFSKLVGQQKDAQSAQQQKATQTPPQSLGKSVLARLQEGKGGDVRGLQRQTGKAETDAVAEGRQKDLSQGELETQARQGDQGVLHSRVESRSADTRAADELLRKRGEESEQSNETAAAGAQTSRSKGALKTDADGGGKGGGEDGKDKKDGELAAGFRFNPALMAPVPVAQPKPNTGSERLRAIANEIAQKIVERVRVGTNAAGNAEFQIELRGDVLSGLSIKLSAKNGKIHAVFSGKDRDVLKMLEGQREGLKSALASRGLTLEDMRVEAKT; encoded by the coding sequence ATGAGCCGAGTCGAAGACGATCGTCAGGCGGAGAGAGCCGCTGAGCTGCGGGCCCAGGAGAAACGACTCCAGGAGGCGAAGGCCAAGCAGCGTCAGGAAGGCGCCTCCGCGTTCTCCAAGCTCGTGGGGCAGCAGAAGGACGCCCAGAGCGCTCAGCAGCAGAAGGCCACCCAGACGCCTCCCCAGTCCCTGGGCAAGTCCGTCCTCGCCCGCCTCCAGGAGGGCAAGGGCGGTGACGTGCGTGGCCTGCAGCGCCAGACGGGCAAGGCCGAGACGGATGCCGTCGCCGAGGGGCGTCAGAAGGATCTGTCCCAGGGGGAACTCGAGACCCAGGCCCGGCAGGGCGATCAGGGCGTGCTGCACTCGCGCGTCGAGTCACGTTCGGCGGACACCCGCGCGGCCGACGAGCTCCTGCGCAAGCGCGGCGAGGAGTCCGAGCAGAGCAACGAGACCGCGGCCGCGGGGGCCCAGACCAGCCGGAGCAAGGGCGCGCTCAAGACGGACGCGGACGGTGGTGGCAAGGGTGGGGGCGAGGACGGCAAGGACAAGAAGGACGGGGAGCTGGCGGCGGGCTTCCGCTTCAACCCGGCGTTGATGGCGCCCGTGCCCGTGGCCCAACCCAAGCCCAACACGGGCTCGGAGCGGCTGCGCGCCATCGCCAATGAGATCGCCCAGAAGATCGTCGAGCGGGTGCGCGTGGGCACCAACGCCGCGGGCAACGCGGAGTTCCAGATCGAGCTGCGCGGCGACGTGCTCAGTGGCCTGTCCATCAAGCTCAGCGCGAAGAACGGGAAGATCCACGCCGTCTTCAGCGGCAAGGACCGCGACGTGCTCAAGATGCTCGAGGGGCAGCGTGAGGGACTCAAGAGCGCCCTGGCGAGCCGGGGCCTCACGCTCGAGGACATGAGGGTCGAGGCGAAGACATGA
- the sctQ gene encoding type III secretion system cytoplasmic ring protein SctQ: MSLDTDDGPGEERTMVVDARKLKPRSSKPWKPHVFPRLEKVSLTETRLLERLTWLKPRAEAVEALGERFKAIFDTQIGFGLESSRVLASGELRRVLAEPTFLCFLVPGGHRGRAVLEVELSLAHAAVDLLLGGAGETVGLRPLTDIEEGVASFVVLEAIRALMPGTDPQQGRLRLEGTARGVDEAVSRLSEEAQVAVLQMRARLGTQEGMVRLFLPASVLESLTPEPAPEQRRSLLRMDMEAHLSRLSSVRTWLRAEIGLAEISHHDLASLRVKDVVLVDEFSARPDQGAEGTARLFLGLGRRGFLASEVFVEDGLYQARVTEVVLTEPSHLERRGPSDSDEAAAEALSGSDEANGEGEEYTNPESENPTAESGEMEDQMDAGDLLGDIPLQICVELARVPVTAEQVVSLRAGQVVELHRAPGEPVDLSVNGKVVARGELVEIEGQLGVRILSLAG, from the coding sequence ATGAGCCTCGATACGGATGACGGGCCGGGTGAGGAGCGCACGATGGTGGTCGATGCGCGCAAGCTCAAGCCCCGCTCATCGAAACCCTGGAAGCCCCACGTCTTCCCCCGTCTGGAGAAGGTCTCCCTCACGGAAACCCGGCTGCTCGAGCGGCTCACGTGGCTCAAGCCCAGGGCGGAGGCCGTCGAGGCGCTGGGCGAGCGGTTCAAGGCCATCTTCGACACCCAGATCGGCTTCGGCCTGGAGTCGTCGCGGGTGCTCGCCTCGGGCGAGCTGCGCCGGGTGCTCGCCGAGCCCACCTTCCTGTGCTTCCTGGTGCCCGGAGGGCATCGCGGACGCGCGGTGCTGGAGGTCGAGCTGTCGCTGGCGCACGCGGCGGTGGATCTGCTCCTGGGCGGCGCCGGCGAGACCGTGGGCCTGCGGCCCCTGACGGACATCGAGGAGGGCGTGGCGAGCTTCGTCGTGCTCGAGGCGATCCGCGCCCTGATGCCGGGGACGGATCCCCAGCAGGGCCGGCTGCGGCTGGAGGGCACGGCGCGCGGGGTGGACGAGGCGGTGTCGCGGCTGAGCGAGGAGGCCCAGGTGGCGGTGCTCCAGATGCGCGCCCGGCTCGGCACCCAGGAGGGCATGGTGCGCCTGTTCCTGCCCGCCAGCGTGTTGGAGAGCCTGACGCCGGAGCCCGCGCCCGAGCAGCGACGCTCGCTGCTGCGCATGGACATGGAGGCCCACTTGAGCCGCCTGTCCTCGGTGCGCACCTGGCTGCGCGCGGAGATCGGCCTGGCGGAGATCAGCCACCACGACCTGGCGAGTCTCCGGGTGAAGGACGTGGTGCTGGTGGACGAGTTCTCGGCCCGGCCGGACCAGGGCGCGGAGGGCACGGCGCGGCTGTTCCTGGGCCTCGGCCGCCGGGGCTTCCTGGCCTCGGAGGTCTTCGTCGAGGACGGCCTGTACCAGGCGCGTGTCACCGAGGTGGTGCTCACCGAGCCGTCTCACCTCGAGCGGCGGGGCCCCTCCGACTCGGACGAGGCCGCGGCGGAGGCGCTGAGCGGTTCGGATGAGGCCAACGGGGAGGGGGAGGAGTACACCAACCCCGAGTCGGAAAACCCCACGGCGGAGAGTGGAGAGATGGAAGACCAGATGGATGCAGGCGACCTGCTGGGTGACATCCCGTTGCAGATTTGCGTGGAGCTCGCCCGGGTGCCGGTGACGGCCGAGCAGGTGGTCTCGCTGCGGGCGGGCCAGGTCGTCGAGCTGCACCGCGCGCCGGGCGAGCCCGTGGACCTGTCGGTGAATGGCAAGGTGGTGGCGCGGGGTGAACTGGTGGAGATCGAGGGCCAGCTGGGTGTGCGCATCCTCTCGCTCGCCGGCTGA
- a CDS encoding flagellar biosynthetic protein FliO: MAVSPVFSARHVLALCACLWLAPPARAEEPAAVPAAAEFAPPPSGASAPASATEGATPPAPVELPPEADLTSGAEAPTESLGWMLMRTLVVFGGVMALIYLTLNVGLRKLMGLQGVPVGQQSVVSVVERVPLDQRRTLFVVKAAGEYLLVGGGENGLQLISKLDTGAVERIRTAPPPSNVMPLSPFLKKLIARRDATPPGSTPPSVPRPPDAA, from the coding sequence ATGGCCGTCTCACCCGTTTTCTCCGCGCGTCATGTCCTGGCGCTCTGCGCCTGCCTCTGGCTGGCACCGCCGGCCCGGGCCGAGGAGCCCGCCGCCGTGCCCGCCGCCGCCGAGTTCGCGCCCCCTCCGTCTGGCGCGTCCGCTCCCGCGAGCGCCACGGAGGGCGCCACGCCGCCGGCTCCGGTCGAGCTGCCACCCGAAGCCGATCTGACGTCCGGCGCGGAGGCGCCCACCGAGAGCCTCGGGTGGATGCTCATGCGCACGCTGGTGGTGTTCGGCGGGGTGATGGCCCTCATCTACCTCACGCTCAACGTGGGCCTGCGCAAGCTGATGGGCCTGCAGGGTGTGCCCGTGGGGCAGCAATCGGTGGTGTCGGTGGTGGAGCGCGTGCCGTTGGATCAGCGCCGCACCCTCTTCGTGGTGAAGGCCGCGGGCGAGTACCTGCTGGTGGGCGGTGGCGAGAATGGTCTGCAGCTGATCTCGAAGCTCGACACCGGGGCGGTGGAGCGCATCCGCACCGCGCCGCCTCCGTCCAACGTGATGCCGCTGTCCCCCTTCCTCAAGAAGCTCATCGCCCGTCGCGACGCCACTCCGCCGGGTTCCACCCCTCCCAGCGTCCCCCGTCCGCCGGACGCCGCCTGA
- the sctR gene encoding type III secretion system export apparatus subunit SctR → MPSVRLPVPRLKPWLFALVFALEPVLAFAARRGGSGPDSAVAVESVSPESFASRPLVLMLALAALSLVPFVLMMVTSFVKISVVLSIVRQALGTQQIPPTQVITGLAIILTIYIMAPVGQAMYRAAEVDIMAKGPSLLSSESVGTLLEAANKAKEPLRAFLNKKITAKDRSLFFNLARLRATEEDRKALTERDFMIIIPAFVVSELKQAFQIGFLLFVPFLAVDMVVANILQALGMNQLSPTTVSMPFKLLLFVVVDGWYLIAKGLVVGYL, encoded by the coding sequence ATGCCCAGCGTTCGCCTCCCCGTCCCGCGTCTCAAGCCCTGGCTGTTCGCCCTGGTCTTCGCGTTGGAGCCCGTCCTCGCCTTCGCCGCCAGGCGCGGCGGCTCGGGCCCGGACTCCGCCGTGGCCGTCGAGTCGGTCAGCCCCGAGTCCTTCGCCTCGCGGCCGCTCGTGCTCATGCTGGCGCTGGCCGCGCTGTCGCTCGTCCCCTTCGTGTTGATGATGGTGACGAGCTTCGTGAAGATCTCCGTGGTGCTGTCCATCGTGCGCCAGGCGCTGGGCACCCAGCAGATTCCGCCCACCCAGGTCATCACCGGCCTGGCCATCATCCTCACCATCTACATCATGGCGCCGGTGGGGCAGGCCATGTACCGGGCCGCCGAGGTGGACATCATGGCCAAGGGGCCCAGCCTCCTGTCCTCGGAGTCGGTGGGCACCCTGCTGGAGGCGGCCAACAAGGCCAAGGAGCCCCTGCGCGCCTTCCTCAACAAGAAGATCACCGCCAAGGATCGCTCGCTCTTCTTCAACCTGGCCCGGCTGCGCGCCACCGAGGAGGACCGCAAGGCCCTCACCGAGCGGGACTTCATGATCATCATCCCCGCCTTCGTGGTGTCCGAGCTCAAGCAGGCCTTCCAGATCGGCTTCCTGCTCTTCGTGCCCTTCCTCGCGGTGGACATGGTGGTGGCCAACATCCTCCAGGCGCTGGGCATGAACCAGTTGTCGCCCACCACCGTCTCCATGCCCTTCAAGCTGCTCCTCTTCGTGGTCGTCGACGGCTGGTACCTCATCGCCAAGGGCCTCGTCGTCGGCTACCTGTGA
- the fliQ gene encoding flagellar biosynthesis protein FliQ, protein MNQLTSIVQQGLTLVIMVSLPPVLMALMVGLVIAVFQATTQIQEQTLSFAPKLITVFLLLALMGPWMGSQFARFTILIFEQFPVLIR, encoded by the coding sequence ATGAATCAGCTCACGAGCATCGTCCAGCAGGGCCTCACCCTGGTCATCATGGTGTCGCTGCCCCCGGTGTTGATGGCCCTGATGGTGGGTCTCGTCATCGCCGTCTTCCAGGCCACCACGCAGATCCAGGAGCAGACGCTCTCGTTCGCGCCCAAGCTCATCACCGTGTTCCTGCTGCTCGCGCTGATGGGCCCGTGGATGGGCAGCCAGTTCGCTCGCTTCACCATCCTCATCTTCGAGCAGTTCCCCGTGCTCATCCGATGA
- a CDS encoding flagellar biosynthetic protein FliR → MNVSEVIARLTEQANFSLAIFTMGLLMCRIMPVLVLSPLLGEEQVPPEIKMGVGITLSAVMFPLVSHRIGALPTSSLPYIALLLKEIFIGVSLALIVSKVFEAARVAGNLADSMAGTNSAQLQAPLVNDKVTLLANLKGQLSVVMFFTLNGHHVIIQAIAESLDIVPLDRFPRFSSGSWPFFELFIRSFADILTIAMALAAPTLLTAFVTDVALGAINRMASQVQVSFLAQSLKPLATVVVTSIALSLIMGRMQQEFVHMLALLRDALRLLG, encoded by the coding sequence ATGAACGTCTCCGAAGTCATCGCCCGGCTGACCGAGCAGGCCAACTTCTCGCTCGCCATCTTCACGATGGGCCTGCTCATGTGCCGGATCATGCCGGTGCTGGTGCTCTCGCCGTTGCTCGGCGAGGAGCAGGTGCCTCCGGAGATCAAGATGGGCGTGGGCATCACGCTCTCCGCGGTGATGTTCCCCCTGGTGAGCCACCGCATCGGGGCGCTGCCCACCAGCTCGCTGCCCTACATCGCGCTGCTGCTCAAGGAGATCTTCATCGGGGTGTCGCTCGCGCTCATCGTCAGCAAGGTGTTCGAGGCGGCGCGCGTGGCGGGCAACCTCGCCGACTCCATGGCGGGCACCAACAGCGCGCAGCTCCAGGCGCCGCTGGTCAACGACAAGGTGACGCTGCTGGCCAACCTCAAGGGGCAGCTGTCGGTGGTGATGTTCTTCACCCTCAATGGCCACCACGTGATCATCCAGGCCATCGCCGAGAGCCTCGACATCGTCCCGTTGGACCGGTTTCCGCGCTTCAGCTCGGGCTCGTGGCCCTTCTTCGAGCTGTTCATCCGCTCCTTCGCGGACATCCTCACCATCGCCATGGCGCTGGCCGCGCCCACCCTGCTCACGGCCTTCGTGACGGACGTGGCGCTGGGCGCCATCAACCGCATGGCGTCCCAGGTGCAGGTGTCCTTCCTCGCCCAGTCCCTCAAGCCCCTGGCCACGGTCGTCGTCACCTCCATCGCCTTGAGCCTCATCATGGGCCGCATGCAGCAGGAGTTCGTCCACATGCTGGCCCTGCTTCGCGACGCGCTGCGCCTGCTCGGTTGA
- the sctU gene encoding type III secretion system export apparatus subunit SctU, whose protein sequence is MSDEKTEEPSQKKLDDARKKGQVWKSKDLTGVAGLVVGLGVVKGVWSMFEQKITELFHFSFDHIAHPEDLQQATYQLASLALQSILLVSLPVVCAVAIMGGLLDFLQVGALFTMDPLIPKPEKLNPIEGAKNLISKKTIVEVIKNVLKMTVAGYVTYGALKGAMPMVMESVRRDVHVTLFIMGELIFIVATRVVMVFFLFSIFDVWWQRKAYMKDQMMSKEDVKKEYKESEGDPHQKAHRKQVAHEMLEEAQMHAVQNADVIVTNPDHVAVALKYDKEKDTAPRVIVKGLDSRAERIKALARERDVPTLRNVPLAHALLRVDVGEEIPEQLYDAVAEVLNFVYGLKNDTPPARA, encoded by the coding sequence ATGTCCGACGAGAAAACAGAAGAGCCCTCACAAAAGAAGCTCGATGACGCCCGGAAGAAGGGCCAGGTCTGGAAGAGCAAGGACCTGACGGGCGTGGCTGGCCTGGTGGTGGGCCTGGGCGTCGTCAAGGGCGTCTGGTCCATGTTCGAGCAGAAGATCACCGAGCTCTTCCACTTCAGCTTCGATCACATCGCCCACCCGGAGGACCTCCAACAGGCGACCTACCAGCTCGCCTCGCTGGCGCTGCAATCCATCTTGCTGGTGTCCCTGCCGGTGGTGTGCGCGGTGGCCATCATGGGTGGCCTCCTGGACTTCCTCCAGGTGGGCGCGCTCTTCACGATGGATCCGCTCATCCCCAAGCCGGAAAAGCTCAATCCCATCGAGGGCGCCAAGAACCTCATCTCCAAGAAGACCATCGTCGAGGTCATCAAGAACGTCTTGAAGATGACGGTGGCCGGCTACGTGACGTACGGAGCGCTCAAGGGCGCCATGCCCATGGTGATGGAGTCGGTGCGCCGCGACGTGCACGTGACGCTGTTCATCATGGGCGAGCTCATCTTCATCGTCGCCACGCGCGTCGTCATGGTGTTCTTCCTCTTCTCCATCTTCGACGTCTGGTGGCAGCGCAAGGCGTACATGAAGGACCAGATGATGTCGAAGGAGGACGTGAAGAAGGAATACAAGGAGAGCGAGGGAGATCCGCACCAGAAGGCCCACCGCAAGCAGGTGGCGCACGAGATGCTGGAGGAGGCGCAGATGCACGCGGTGCAGAACGCGGACGTCATCGTCACCAACCCGGACCACGTCGCCGTGGCGCTCAAGTACGACAAGGAGAAGGACACGGCGCCGCGCGTGATCGTCAAGGGGCTGGACTCCAGGGCCGAGCGCATCAAGGCGCTCGCGCGCGAGCGGGACGTGCCCACGCTGCGCAACGTCCCCCTGGCGCATGCGCTGTTGCGCGTGGACGTGGGCGAGGAAATCCCCGAGCAGCTCTATGATGCCGTCGCCGAGGTGCTCAACTTCGTCTACGGCCTGAAGAACGACACGCCCCCGGCGCGGGCCTGA
- a CDS encoding EscU/YscU/HrcU family type III secretion system export apparatus switch protein, whose product MNDDAEMAIALQYDKDKDAAPRVVAKGLRLRAEKIREIARQHNIPLMKNVALANALYRVDVGQEVPEELYDAVAEILNFVYELQRAGQAGGKR is encoded by the coding sequence ATGAACGACGATGCCGAGATGGCGATCGCGCTCCAGTACGACAAGGACAAGGACGCGGCGCCCCGTGTGGTGGCCAAGGGCTTGCGCCTCAGGGCGGAGAAGATCCGGGAGATCGCCCGCCAGCACAACATCCCCCTCATGAAGAACGTGGCGCTCGCCAACGCCCTCTACCGGGTGGACGTGGGCCAGGAAGTGCCCGAGGAGCTCTACGACGCGGTCGCCGAGATCCTCAACTTCGTCTACGAGTTGCAGCGCGCCGGGCAGGCAGGCGGCAAGCGGTGA
- a CDS encoding tetratricopeptide repeat protein: MATAQRVNGNQDEAKLAAQLQRWAEGKATLRDVRGYTDEELYAIAKTAYIFFYQGRIAEARTLFQGLYAINPADGYFAKALGVVEMAAGNAQGALAAYDVALKLDGRDAQAYVGRAEVRLSLGQRSQAVEDLRRVASLLPEREPLAQKAAAILSGLLQR; the protein is encoded by the coding sequence ATGGCCACCGCACAGCGCGTGAACGGCAACCAGGACGAGGCGAAGCTCGCCGCTCAGCTCCAGCGGTGGGCCGAGGGCAAGGCGACGCTGCGCGACGTGCGCGGCTACACCGACGAGGAGCTCTACGCCATCGCCAAGACGGCCTACATCTTCTTCTACCAGGGCCGCATCGCCGAGGCGCGCACCCTCTTCCAGGGGCTCTACGCCATCAACCCGGCGGACGGCTACTTCGCCAAGGCGCTCGGGGTGGTGGAGATGGCGGCGGGCAACGCGCAGGGCGCCCTGGCCGCCTACGACGTCGCCCTCAAGCTGGATGGCCGCGACGCCCAGGCCTACGTGGGCCGCGCCGAGGTCCGGCTGTCGCTCGGGCAGCGCTCCCAGGCGGTGGAGGATCTGCGCCGCGTGGCCTCCCTGCTTCCCGAGCGGGAGCCGCTGGCCCAGAAGGCCGCCGCCATCCTCAGCGGCCTGCTCCAACGGTGA
- a CDS encoding DUF1521 domain-containing protein, producing MSSIKDISNVARGVMTALPQQQNVLSAAQALQAAQGLLNELGSQLAGIGQGSTTTTTTTTTTTTTTTTSTTAAGAAGAPGSVDQLFPPNRSIMDIFNAVVGTGGASTPSRPSPTDSSHPSGSLKTNSNGVITTPGGYKIEATSQHEWKITGPDGKSTRVWGDPHVDEGDGGKWDFKRDSTFVLGDGTRINVSTVPYGNGMTVTGGLEIISGNDRVQVTDVDKGKGKVGTVTQDGYAHANSFGGKDVFVMGKETDDWSFQGKEVIGSNNGGESFKLGGTLAAGNGNTGIVPPNNGNTGIVPPKTGNTYFDKLSNLFGQLSRVFETLSKLTKQLQNRNPFESQRPTPRPLPWLQNRQNQLQTSFEDIGRMMDRMMALEQLRASVSQFRPRY from the coding sequence ATGTCTTCCATCAAGGACATCAGCAACGTCGCTCGTGGCGTCATGACGGCTCTGCCTCAGCAGCAGAATGTGTTGTCCGCAGCGCAGGCGTTGCAGGCGGCCCAGGGGCTGCTCAATGAGCTGGGATCGCAGCTGGCTGGTATCGGCCAGGGGTCGACGACCACCACCACGACCACGACGACCACCACCACGACCACGACGACGAGCACCACCGCGGCGGGTGCGGCGGGCGCCCCGGGCTCGGTGGATCAGCTCTTCCCTCCCAACCGCTCGATCATGGACATCTTCAACGCGGTGGTGGGGACGGGTGGGGCGAGCACGCCGTCGCGTCCTTCTCCGACCGACTCGAGCCATCCCTCGGGCAGCCTGAAGACGAACTCCAACGGCGTCATCACCACCCCCGGCGGCTACAAGATCGAGGCGACGAGCCAGCACGAGTGGAAGATCACCGGTCCGGACGGCAAGTCCACGCGCGTGTGGGGTGACCCGCACGTGGACGAGGGTGATGGCGGCAAGTGGGACTTCAAGCGCGACAGCACCTTCGTGCTCGGCGATGGCACCCGCATCAACGTCTCCACCGTGCCCTATGGCAACGGCATGACGGTGACCGGCGGCCTGGAGATCATCTCCGGCAACGACCGCGTGCAGGTCACGGACGTCGACAAGGGCAAGGGCAAGGTCGGCACCGTGACCCAGGACGGCTACGCGCACGCCAACAGCTTCGGCGGCAAGGACGTGTTCGTCATGGGCAAGGAGACCGACGACTGGTCCTTCCAGGGCAAGGAGGTCATCGGCAGCAACAACGGCGGTGAGTCCTTCAAGCTCGGCGGGACTCTCGCGGCCGGCAATGGCAACACCGGCATCGTGCCGCCCAACAATGGCAACACCGGCATCGTGCCGCCCAAGACCGGCAACACCTACTTCGACAAGCTCAGCAACCTCTTCGGCCAGCTGTCGCGCGTGTTCGAGACGCTCAGCAAGCTCACCAAGCAGCTGCAGAACCGCAACCCGTTCGAGTCGCAGCGCCCGACCCCCCGTCCGCTGCCCTGGCTGCAGAACCGCCAGAACCAGCTGCAGACCAGCTTCGAGGACATCGGCCGCATGATGGATCGCATGATGGCCCTGGAGCAGCTGCGCGCCAGCGTCAGCCAGTTCCGGCCGCGCTACTAA